The following are encoded in a window of Planctomycetaceae bacterium genomic DNA:
- a CDS encoding DUF1553 domain-containing protein gives MFLQTFFQSGFPVNYFRIVVPSLVLLAFSSIATAAEIRFNRDVRPILSARCVACHGPDDTHREADLRLDQEEGIHAVFAGGIRNSEAWARMISDDEELVMPPKDSNHELDVNELATLKQWVEMGAPWEGHWSFLAPHRPNVPMFEEPDRQNWIRNPIDAFIMQQLAAENLKPNNEADKERLLRRVTMDLTGLPPTIEQIDAFIADSSDDAYEKVVDRLLASPHYGERMAVVWMDAARYGDTSVFHADGPRDMWPWRDWVIEAYNRNMPFDQFTVEQLAGDLLPEATTEQKVATGFLRNNATTDEGGLIEEEYRVEYAIDRVKTTSMVWMGLSMECGQCHSHKYDPISQDEYYKFFAFFNQASDPGNQTRNGNQAPIVDLFDKEKLAQADELQVQLEAISPQLDARSQAAEEDFQKWLVAATVNASGQPLIPSDTRSHIPLDEGRGRDVADVSNNERKGRLNGPVKWADGRFGKAFECNSQNYVDMKDAGDFDGSHGFSYGAWIKPQGPGTGAPIARMNNANGFRGYDIHLVNGEFDVHIIHRWPDDAIKVRSKNKLKPDTWQHVFVTYDGSKKAAGVKLFVDGQVWDWDIEQDRLKGSIKSEGPFYLGRRNGGSNYNGLIDDVRVYGRVLAESEVAALAGNDPITPLLAKAADQRTDGERELLRNHYLNVLDEPYKALTARQAELSSKVAELRKPYVNVMVMNDVPAMRETFVLNRGDYASPLKDRRVEPGVPAVLPPLPVDAPGNRLGLARWLVLPENPLTARVAVNRYWAMLFGEGIVRSLEDFGAQGEWPSHPDLLDWLAVDFVESGWNIKRMLKQLVMSSTYRQSAAVSPEKMSADPENRLLARGTRYRLQGEFVRDNALAASGLLVPDIGGPGVKPYQPPGLWNEVSLDGNLRFVADAGDKLYRRSMYTYWKRSSPAPMLTIFDAPTREKCTMRRGRTNTPLQALVTLNDPQFVEAARVLAERAIRSGGDSVSDQIIFAYRLATGLRPSKLTLQTLTDAFAEELARFEQDEEAAAQLLSAGESPRDESIAASRHAAMSVIASIILNLDETLTRG, from the coding sequence ATGTTTCTTCAGACCTTCTTCCAAAGTGGATTTCCCGTGAACTACTTTCGAATAGTTGTTCCGTCTCTTGTTTTGCTCGCCTTTTCATCGATCGCCACGGCTGCAGAGATCCGTTTCAATCGTGACGTGCGGCCCATTCTGTCGGCCAGGTGTGTCGCATGCCATGGCCCGGATGATACACACCGGGAAGCGGATCTGCGACTTGATCAGGAAGAGGGAATTCATGCTGTCTTTGCCGGAGGAATCCGGAACAGTGAAGCATGGGCACGGATGATTTCAGACGACGAAGAGCTGGTGATGCCCCCGAAGGATTCGAATCACGAGCTTGACGTGAATGAATTGGCCACGCTGAAGCAGTGGGTGGAAATGGGAGCTCCGTGGGAAGGACACTGGTCTTTTCTGGCGCCGCATCGTCCGAATGTTCCGATGTTTGAAGAGCCTGATCGGCAGAACTGGATTCGAAATCCCATTGATGCGTTCATCATGCAGCAACTGGCTGCGGAAAATCTGAAGCCGAACAACGAAGCTGACAAAGAACGTCTGCTGCGTCGGGTGACAATGGATCTGACCGGGCTGCCTCCGACGATTGAGCAGATTGATGCCTTCATTGCTGACTCGTCTGACGATGCCTACGAGAAAGTGGTTGATCGTTTGCTCGCCTCTCCACACTATGGCGAACGGATGGCGGTCGTCTGGATGGATGCCGCTCGGTACGGCGATACCAGTGTTTTCCATGCGGATGGCCCTCGCGATATGTGGCCATGGCGAGACTGGGTCATTGAAGCTTACAACAGGAACATGCCGTTCGATCAGTTCACTGTTGAGCAGCTGGCAGGTGATCTGCTGCCAGAGGCGACAACGGAACAGAAAGTGGCCACCGGATTTCTGCGCAATAACGCAACCACTGACGAAGGTGGACTGATTGAAGAAGAATATCGTGTGGAATACGCGATCGATCGAGTGAAAACGACATCGATGGTCTGGATGGGTTTAAGCATGGAATGTGGTCAATGCCATAGCCACAAGTACGATCCGATTAGCCAGGATGAATATTACAAATTCTTTGCCTTCTTTAATCAGGCTTCCGACCCGGGCAACCAGACTCGCAACGGAAATCAGGCCCCGATTGTTGATTTGTTCGACAAAGAAAAACTGGCTCAGGCGGATGAACTTCAGGTGCAGCTTGAGGCAATCAGCCCGCAGCTGGATGCGCGGTCGCAGGCAGCGGAAGAAGACTTTCAGAAGTGGCTGGTCGCGGCGACAGTCAATGCTTCGGGGCAGCCACTGATTCCCTCTGATACCCGATCACATATTCCACTGGACGAGGGCAGGGGACGAGACGTTGCCGACGTTTCGAATAATGAACGTAAAGGGCGGCTGAATGGTCCGGTGAAATGGGCCGATGGTCGGTTTGGCAAAGCGTTCGAATGTAACTCGCAGAATTATGTTGATATGAAGGATGCCGGCGACTTCGATGGCAGCCATGGATTCAGTTATGGCGCGTGGATCAAACCGCAGGGGCCCGGCACGGGGGCTCCCATAGCACGCATGAACAATGCCAATGGATTTCGCGGTTACGATATTCATCTTGTGAACGGTGAATTTGACGTTCACATCATCCACAGATGGCCGGACGATGCGATCAAGGTCCGATCAAAAAATAAACTCAAGCCGGATACCTGGCAGCACGTGTTTGTCACGTACGACGGTTCGAAAAAAGCTGCCGGTGTCAAGCTGTTTGTTGACGGTCAGGTTTGGGACTGGGATATCGAACAGGACCGCTTGAAGGGGAGCATCAAGTCCGAAGGGCCGTTCTACCTGGGGCGACGCAACGGTGGGTCCAACTACAACGGACTGATTGATGACGTACGTGTCTATGGTCGGGTTCTTGCCGAATCTGAAGTGGCGGCCCTGGCTGGTAACGATCCCATCACTCCACTGCTGGCCAAAGCAGCCGATCAACGGACCGATGGTGAACGGGAATTACTTCGCAACCACTATTTGAATGTTCTGGACGAGCCTTACAAGGCATTGACGGCCCGACAGGCTGAGCTGTCTTCGAAGGTAGCGGAACTTCGAAAGCCCTATGTTAACGTCATGGTCATGAACGACGTTCCTGCTATGCGGGAAACGTTTGTTCTGAATCGCGGAGATTACGCTTCGCCGCTGAAGGATCGCAGAGTTGAACCTGGTGTGCCGGCTGTGCTTCCACCCCTTCCCGTCGACGCGCCGGGTAATCGGCTTGGGCTGGCGCGGTGGTTGGTATTGCCGGAGAATCCTTTGACAGCAAGAGTGGCCGTCAATCGTTACTGGGCGATGTTATTTGGTGAAGGCATTGTCCGGTCTCTGGAAGACTTCGGTGCTCAGGGAGAATGGCCCAGTCACCCCGATCTGCTTGACTGGCTGGCCGTCGATTTCGTGGAATCCGGCTGGAATATCAAGCGTATGTTAAAGCAATTGGTGATGTCTTCGACCTATCGCCAGTCCGCGGCCGTCTCTCCCGAAAAGATGTCGGCAGATCCTGAAAACCGGCTTCTGGCACGCGGTACACGCTACCGACTTCAGGGTGAATTCGTTCGTGACAATGCGTTGGCGGCCAGTGGTCTTCTGGTCCCCGATATTGGTGGACCAGGAGTCAAACCGTATCAGCCGCCCGGTCTCTGGAATGAAGTCAGTCTGGATGGAAATCTCCGCTTTGTTGCCGACGCGGGGGATAAGCTGTACCGACGGTCGATGTACACGTACTGGAAGCGTTCATCTCCTGCTCCGATGCTGACAATTTTTGATGCACCCACGCGCGAGAAGTGTACGATGCGGCGAGGACGCACAAATACTCCACTGCAGGCGCTGGTGACGTTGAATGACCCGCAGTTTGTGGAAGCGGCCCGGGTGCTGGCAGAACGAGCCATTCGATCGGGGGGCGATTCTGTCAGTGATCAGATCATTTTCGCATATCGTCTGGCGACAGGGCTCCGCCCGAGCAAGTTGACTCTTCAAACGCTGACAGATGCATTTGCCGAAGAGCTCGCGCGGTTCGAGCAGGATGAAGAAGCAGCCGCTCAGTTATTGTCTGCCGGTGAATCGCCTCGCGATGAATCGATTGCGGCAAGCCGACACGCTGCTATGTCTGTCATCGCCAGTATCATCCTGAATCTGGATGAGACTCTGACTCGAGGGTAA
- a CDS encoding membrane dipeptidase — protein MQRRTFLKATTCSSLASAAAATGASVTGASAAGARTDQQADDSLSALTHNLNPQIRNARDIALSILKPTAMELERGLRIHSESVVFDSYGFSPRAAIDGDLLAKQMEAGASQQEIEDLREEMTMTRYVRDLVEQQEYLSAWRASGVTCVFQNAGQEGQDPMRLVKRLARFTFATDMLRDSVVKAAVPDDVKAAKAAGRHALYLTGNGIPLTQQWETKEDELAYVRIFFQLGIRMMHLTYQRRNMIGDGCGETSNAGLSDFGRTAIAEMNRIGVIPDCAHSGWQTSLEAAQVSTSPVVASHSTCAALFPHIRSKPDEVIQAIVDSGGYIGICCIPRFLRRTGDINALLDHIDYAVRKFGADHVAIGTDVAYSSQNTAAENRKVPRRGRSRDPFRSLWPKDDFRETPEMTASLSWTNWPLFTVGLVQRGYSDDDIRRIIGGNVMRVISESLQPEG, from the coding sequence ATGCAGAGGCGTACGTTCCTGAAGGCCACAACCTGCAGTTCACTGGCGTCAGCAGCAGCAGCGACAGGCGCATCAGTGACAGGCGCATCGGCGGCAGGTGCTCGGACAGATCAGCAAGCTGACGACTCGCTCAGTGCGTTAACTCACAACCTGAATCCTCAGATCCGGAATGCCCGTGACATCGCACTGTCAATCCTGAAGCCGACGGCAATGGAACTGGAGCGAGGCCTGCGGATCCACAGCGAATCGGTTGTGTTCGATTCCTACGGATTTTCGCCGAGAGCAGCCATCGATGGAGACTTGTTGGCCAAACAGATGGAAGCAGGTGCCTCACAGCAGGAAATTGAAGATCTGCGTGAGGAAATGACCATGACACGGTACGTCCGTGATCTCGTCGAGCAACAGGAGTATCTGAGTGCTTGGCGGGCTTCCGGCGTCACCTGTGTCTTCCAGAATGCCGGCCAGGAGGGCCAGGATCCGATGCGACTGGTCAAACGACTCGCTCGATTCACATTTGCCACTGACATGCTGCGAGATTCCGTTGTCAAAGCCGCCGTCCCGGACGACGTCAAGGCAGCAAAGGCGGCTGGCAGGCATGCGCTTTACCTGACCGGCAACGGCATACCGCTGACCCAGCAATGGGAGACAAAAGAAGATGAACTGGCTTACGTCCGGATATTCTTCCAGCTTGGCATTCGCATGATGCATCTCACTTATCAGCGTCGCAACATGATTGGCGATGGCTGTGGAGAAACGTCAAATGCGGGTCTGAGCGACTTCGGGCGTACAGCAATTGCAGAAATGAATCGCATCGGTGTGATTCCGGATTGCGCCCATTCGGGATGGCAGACCAGTCTCGAAGCAGCGCAGGTCTCAACAAGCCCTGTCGTTGCCAGCCATTCGACCTGCGCGGCGCTGTTTCCACATATCCGCAGCAAGCCTGATGAAGTCATTCAAGCGATCGTCGACTCGGGCGGCTATATCGGCATCTGTTGTATTCCCCGATTTCTTCGAAGAACCGGAGATATCAACGCGTTGCTGGATCACATCGATTACGCCGTCAGGAAATTCGGAGCGGATCATGTGGCCATCGGGACGGATGTTGCGTATTCCTCTCAGAACACGGCAGCGGAAAATCGCAAAGTGCCCAGACGCGGACGAAGCCGGGATCCGTTTCGTTCACTCTGGCCGAAGGACGACTTCAGGGAAACGCCCGAAATGACCGCCAGCCTGTCATGGACAAACTGGCCGTTGTTCACGGTAGGGCTCGTTCAGCGCGGTTATTCGGATGATGACATTCGCAGGATTATCGGCGGCAACGTGATGCGAGTCATCAGTGAGTCGTTGCAACCAGAAGGATGA
- a CDS encoding DUF2059 domain-containing protein codes for MSTRISELTLSSCFLVGLLFAGNGIAQDAGDHPSIKLARILISDTAFNEFLDQVITVAPDVQIPFQGEINSRKKLIRQLQAVRPDLTSRIRWEKLQDKLARDLASRFSEDELQALLTFHRSEIGQKWLGQQAALSTEVFKNITQEIVHSYLKEIAQSQVSRIEAAMEGVGRKAIENARNGTPLPMEQLCRSWYEIIEETPGLTDYNLVERKTDGSFKFTGVTIDANEKTYTRITSRSHWFLEGRLLIETNEADPEIVTIYIIEQISATELQSRLVEEGSPVEDWIEIKETTTPFRIPSIPDGYELIEE; via the coding sequence ATGTCCACGAGAATCTCAGAGCTTACGTTGTCGTCCTGTTTTCTTGTGGGGCTGTTGTTCGCTGGCAATGGAATCGCTCAGGACGCTGGAGACCATCCCTCAATAAAGCTTGCGCGGATACTGATTTCCGATACCGCATTCAATGAATTTCTGGATCAGGTCATCACGGTCGCTCCGGACGTCCAGATTCCATTTCAGGGGGAGATCAACAGCAGGAAGAAATTGATCCGGCAGCTTCAGGCTGTTCGTCCTGACCTCACTTCAAGGATTCGCTGGGAGAAGTTACAGGACAAGCTTGCCAGGGATCTGGCATCGCGTTTTTCAGAAGACGAACTTCAGGCTTTGCTGACCTTTCATCGATCGGAGATCGGTCAAAAGTGGCTCGGACAGCAGGCCGCCCTGTCTACAGAAGTCTTCAAGAACATCACTCAGGAAATTGTACATTCCTATCTGAAAGAGATCGCACAATCGCAGGTCTCAAGAATCGAAGCGGCCATGGAAGGAGTCGGGCGGAAGGCCATAGAAAATGCTCGAAATGGAACTCCACTGCCAATGGAACAACTCTGCCGCTCGTGGTACGAAATCATCGAAGAAACCCCGGGCCTTACAGACTACAACCTGGTGGAACGCAAAACAGATGGGTCATTCAAATTCACTGGTGTGACAATCGATGCAAACGAGAAGACCTACACGCGAATCACAAGCCGGTCTCATTGGTTCCTGGAGGGTCGTCTGTTAATCGAAACCAATGAAGCAGACCCGGAAATCGTCACTATCTATATCATCGAGCAAATCTCTGCGACAGAACTGCAAAGTCGTTTGGTTGAAGAAGGTTCCCCGGTTGAAGATTGGATCGAAATCAAGGAAACAACCACACCATTCAGGATCCCTTCCATACCGGATGGCTATGAGTTGATCGAAGAATGA
- a CDS encoding M56 family metallopeptidase — MTQFPDWLANHAQIIVEALLHSLWISAAIGLFVWFALSRLPARHCNLRYGITLAGLLLTTVGTFAAASGLHYFRAHNALRETNALRKYETDPASEAHVAVPDVHANHISHSDHAGLDRKTENTGDSGTMSAPLTSGDNTPPVHAPNVSEGSGPSTTSPFTVKQSDSPKQTVTTDSESDPDPESGRATAQQWQRASRWLLVIWIAGVLFMFSRTLNALIGMRTLRQELLSDEQSQLAQLESFAMELCKRMRLPQLVRLAMSNQTTTPAVIGFFKPVVLIPPAMLTGVPIDHWEMILAHELAHVRRYDALVNLLQMMIESALFFNPAVWWMSRQVRIEREACCDAVAARTTGRSIEFARVLLNVAAGTWNEESRDPNLKIPNTQAGQQRAFVMALSDKTDLTTLKDRVTRLADPEQRSTPRFTRTGLILALAALIGTTIAIQKGTDIAVKKVAELLTPAERVETLARLQAENTGVFVPGGSSLLQRSEQDVDRSDNPDATEDRFPDPQTDMLDVKVILRTEDGTPVPKELVIRRQYVVRLPGGSTHSTGDNLSGPTEPVEVHEITMKLPRCQFILGGSAPGFAPFTTEARDLFEQSDATTMEITLTRGFDTTVHVTNEQGESISGATITGGPIFKLRGGTTGTNNLQQTTGENGIIPLRHCGPVVYRLIVRAPGYQHNSWEVNLSSDSPTQLMLKTARPSVLRIVDAETKQPVKGAVCVQTLLTQNHAGHPSTIHSSDPRSSDRRYWLTLGESDADGQLVIDQLQDESTYSAAIVADGYGTQGITELQAGQQERTIHLAKPVVVSGKITGELSQLPHNTGSGRKATKSTYLLQYENPLYSSDTNGSLMNTSVSSDGHFTIPDVVPGSLEFRLPDFSTRHRVQVTHSIDDLVVNLPPKEAVQETTQTNLPTRNVILRLTGIREDAPARGYLQVSWFGTEPEMNEPVRSILLDRNQVQLSVPIGAVLRYEPQNLVGYFVSYEGQTATITGGTGPQVIDIPAEPAGAVTGEIRNPDGTPADSGFVTVYPAKVSWFSKWQKNNRRLNPSSASGNSRFFQSLPFGGTYVVFARHHDNGGLLWCLSHPFTIDGENPIENLELQLAPAKPVSVQITAPDGSPLTTDSVELSISLKCEGTDAGNSLSLTAATDQNGVARFEHGLPDVKDGPLTVRGFVRIRNTHGFIGKLAALDELSRKDGHYSVQLTPAVSARGILIDAATGRPVPNADIRIYPRDFTKASFADNIRTKTDAIGEFLFDNLEPITYTGQVEGAAIKGSKITLLPAGGYRIQPPATPKNQHLSLTGGETSPVRWEVELVPGRGLSPVPPE; from the coding sequence ATGACTCAATTCCCAGACTGGCTGGCAAATCACGCTCAGATCATCGTCGAAGCATTGTTGCATTCTCTGTGGATCAGCGCAGCGATCGGGCTTTTCGTCTGGTTTGCATTAAGTCGTCTCCCCGCACGGCATTGCAATCTGCGATACGGAATCACGCTGGCCGGACTTCTGCTCACCACTGTGGGCACATTTGCCGCGGCCTCAGGCCTGCACTATTTTCGAGCGCACAATGCCCTTCGAGAGACCAATGCCCTTCGAAAGTATGAGACCGATCCTGCGTCTGAAGCTCATGTCGCTGTGCCTGACGTGCATGCCAACCATATTTCGCACTCCGACCATGCAGGACTCGACCGAAAAACAGAAAACACAGGCGACTCTGGAACGATGTCGGCCCCGCTGACGTCCGGCGACAACACACCTCCAGTCCATGCCCCGAATGTAAGCGAAGGATCCGGACCGAGTACAACATCGCCGTTTACTGTGAAACAATCGGATTCGCCGAAGCAAACAGTGACAACGGATTCGGAATCAGATCCAGATCCAGAATCAGGAAGAGCGACCGCTCAACAATGGCAGCGTGCCAGTCGATGGCTGTTAGTGATCTGGATCGCAGGCGTGCTATTCATGTTTTCCCGAACGCTGAATGCTCTGATTGGCATGCGCACTCTGAGGCAGGAATTACTCTCAGACGAACAATCGCAACTGGCTCAACTTGAATCCTTTGCCATGGAATTATGCAAGCGCATGCGGCTGCCCCAGCTGGTCAGACTCGCGATGAGCAACCAAACGACAACGCCTGCGGTTATCGGTTTTTTCAAACCTGTCGTGCTGATTCCGCCAGCGATGCTGACCGGCGTTCCGATCGACCATTGGGAAATGATTCTTGCCCACGAACTTGCCCACGTCCGCCGTTACGACGCGCTGGTTAACCTGCTTCAGATGATGATTGAATCAGCACTTTTCTTTAATCCAGCTGTCTGGTGGATGAGTCGACAGGTAAGGATTGAGCGAGAGGCCTGCTGTGATGCTGTGGCCGCCAGAACCACGGGAAGGTCAATTGAGTTCGCGCGGGTCCTGTTGAACGTGGCCGCCGGTACATGGAATGAAGAGTCGCGTGACCCAAACTTGAAGATACCGAACACTCAAGCGGGACAACAGCGTGCTTTCGTGATGGCACTTTCGGACAAGACCGATCTCACAACATTAAAGGATCGTGTCACCCGGCTGGCTGACCCTGAGCAACGATCAACCCCACGGTTTACTCGAACGGGTTTGATACTCGCTCTTGCCGCCCTGATCGGAACAACTATCGCCATTCAGAAAGGCACCGACATCGCTGTGAAGAAAGTGGCAGAACTGCTGACTCCGGCGGAAAGAGTGGAAACGCTGGCTCGTCTGCAGGCCGAGAACACCGGAGTCTTCGTGCCCGGAGGCAGCTCCCTGTTACAGCGGTCTGAACAGGATGTCGATCGGTCAGACAATCCAGACGCCACGGAAGATCGCTTTCCGGATCCACAGACGGATATGCTGGATGTCAAAGTGATTCTCCGGACCGAAGACGGAACACCAGTTCCAAAAGAACTTGTCATTCGTCGGCAATATGTCGTTCGTTTACCGGGCGGTTCAACTCATTCCACAGGAGACAATTTGTCGGGCCCCACAGAACCCGTTGAGGTCCATGAGATCACAATGAAGCTGCCTCGCTGCCAGTTTATCCTGGGAGGGTCAGCGCCCGGCTTTGCTCCGTTTACCACTGAAGCCAGGGATCTGTTCGAACAGTCAGACGCGACCACAATGGAAATCACACTAACCCGCGGTTTCGACACAACGGTACATGTAACCAACGAACAGGGTGAATCTATTTCCGGGGCAACGATAACCGGGGGCCCGATTTTCAAGCTGCGAGGCGGTACGACAGGAACAAACAATCTTCAGCAAACAACCGGTGAGAATGGAATCATTCCACTGCGTCACTGTGGCCCGGTGGTTTACCGGTTGATCGTTCGGGCACCGGGGTATCAGCACAACTCCTGGGAAGTCAATCTCTCATCAGACTCACCAACTCAACTGATGTTGAAGACAGCGAGGCCATCGGTCCTCAGAATCGTGGATGCCGAAACAAAACAACCCGTGAAAGGAGCCGTCTGCGTCCAGACCCTTTTGACACAGAATCATGCGGGCCATCCCTCAACAATACATTCAAGTGATCCGCGAAGCAGTGACCGGCGGTATTGGCTGACTCTGGGCGAATCAGATGCAGACGGGCAACTGGTGATCGATCAACTGCAGGATGAATCTACCTATTCAGCCGCGATTGTCGCAGACGGATATGGTACTCAGGGAATCACGGAACTGCAGGCCGGACAACAGGAACGGACCATTCACCTGGCGAAGCCGGTTGTCGTCTCCGGAAAAATCACGGGCGAACTCTCGCAACTTCCACACAACACGGGATCCGGCAGAAAAGCAACCAAGTCCACCTACCTTCTGCAGTACGAAAACCCCCTGTACAGTTCAGACACCAATGGGTCCCTGATGAACACCAGTGTCAGCTCGGATGGTCATTTCACGATTCCTGACGTCGTGCCCGGTTCGCTGGAATTTCGCCTTCCGGATTTCTCTACCCGCCACCGGGTACAAGTAACACATTCGATCGATGACCTTGTTGTCAATCTGCCTCCGAAGGAGGCCGTGCAGGAGACAACACAGACCAACCTTCCCACTCGCAATGTCATTCTTCGACTCACCGGGATCAGGGAAGATGCTCCGGCACGTGGCTATCTGCAGGTATCATGGTTTGGCACAGAACCCGAAATGAACGAACCTGTGCGTTCCATATTGTTAGACAGGAATCAGGTTCAGCTGAGTGTACCAATCGGAGCTGTCCTCCGTTACGAACCCCAGAATCTGGTGGGTTACTTTGTTTCTTACGAAGGGCAAACCGCAACGATTACAGGTGGGACCGGACCGCAAGTCATTGATATCCCTGCAGAACCAGCGGGCGCTGTGACGGGAGAAATTCGAAATCCGGACGGAACACCAGCCGATTCCGGTTTTGTCACTGTCTATCCCGCGAAAGTCTCATGGTTTTCGAAGTGGCAGAAAAACAATCGCCGTTTGAATCCTTCATCGGCTTCCGGCAACTCCAGATTCTTCCAGTCACTGCCCTTTGGCGGGACCTACGTCGTTTTCGCACGCCATCACGATAATGGTGGTCTTCTATGGTGCCTGAGTCACCCATTCACGATTGACGGGGAAAATCCGATTGAAAATCTCGAATTGCAGCTGGCACCAGCAAAGCCAGTCTCTGTTCAAATCACCGCTCCTGACGGATCGCCACTGACAACTGATTCTGTCGAGCTATCCATCAGCCTGAAGTGTGAAGGAACCGATGCAGGAAATAGCCTTTCACTGACCGCAGCAACCGACCAGAATGGTGTCGCTCGCTTTGAGCATGGACTGCCTGATGTGAAAGACGGACCGCTGACAGTGAGGGGCTTCGTGCGAATCCGAAACACCCACGGCTTCATCGGAAAACTGGCGGCGCTCGACGAATTGAGCCGGAAGGACGGCCATTACAGTGTGCAGCTTACGCCTGCTGTATCTGCACGAGGAATTCTGATTGACGCAGCCACCGGACGACCTGTGCCCAACGCAGACATCCGGATCTATCCGCGGGATTTCACGAAAGCGTCATTTGCAGACAACATCCGAACAAAGACAGATGCCATCGGCGAATTCCTCTTCGACAATCTCGAACCGATTACCTACACCGGACAGGTTGAAGGTGCCGCTATCAAAGGATCAAAGATCACATTGCTTCCGGCGGGTGGTTATCGTATCCAACCTCCAGCGACGCCGAAGAACCAGCATCTTTCATTAACCGGTGGAGAGACCTCGCCCGTACGATGGGAAGTTGAACTGGTGCCTGGACGAGGCCTTTCGCCAGTACCACCAGAATAA
- a CDS encoding BlaI/MecI/CopY family transcriptional regulator — protein sequence MAKTPGDAGDNRPAEFEMQILGAIWEHGPGTVRQVMERLTDGKDRAYTSILSVMQVMQKKGLLKVTDRDGLANVFDAAVSREKVVVPLLRSLVTKVFGGSRKAALQHLLHEDKIDPEELSELRELLDEFEARAKSRKKKS from the coding sequence ATGGCGAAGACACCAGGCGATGCCGGGGACAACCGACCGGCCGAATTCGAAATGCAGATTCTTGGCGCGATCTGGGAACACGGTCCCGGCACGGTTCGTCAGGTCATGGAACGCCTGACCGACGGCAAGGACAGAGCCTACACGTCGATCCTGTCCGTCATGCAGGTGATGCAGAAGAAAGGTTTGCTGAAAGTCACTGACCGCGACGGTCTGGCCAATGTGTTTGATGCAGCCGTTTCGAGAGAAAAAGTGGTCGTGCCTTTGCTCCGAAGCCTGGTCACCAAGGTTTTTGGTGGAAGTCGCAAGGCCGCGTTACAGCATTTACTGCACGAAGACAAAATTGACCCCGAAGAGCTCAGCGAACTGCGGGAACTGCTGGATGAATTCGAAGCGCGAGCAAAGTCACGAAAAAAGAAGTCTTAG